CCAACAAAGCCACTCGCAATGCTTCTGCTTCGGCCATAATACTCGAGACACAAGGAATTTTTCCAACACCTCCAACACCTTTGAAGATGCCCACAAAATCCCTCACCACCCAACCAACACCACCTATACCAGTCTAGCTATGCTCCATcacaattaattttaaaagttcCAAAAGGTGGCTTGATCCACCCTTGAAGACCCTCTTTACTCACTTGCTGCCCACGGGGTACCAAGTGCACCTATGCTTCTTCACAAACCTTCAACTCCTCCCATTGTTGTTTAAGTAATTGAATCGCAACAAGGGGCTTTACCTCAACCTTCTCAAACACCAAACTATTTCGACATTTCCATATCCTCCATAAACCACCAACCACCCATCGCATAAGGTCACAAGCCTCCCCATCTTTACCATATTTTGCACATAACCACTTCGGACATTCCAAAAAATCCACACCGACCACCATGGTCACATCTAATTGAAGCGgggaaccaaaccaaaaaacacGGACAAATGggcaaaaaaaataagataTGTACCCGTGTTTCCACCTCACCTTCACAAAAAGGGCAACTAGTCTCCAGACGTATCCCCTGTCGTTGCAAATTTGTACGCACTGCCAAAATATTCCTGCACCCTTTCCAAACAAAATGACATAATTTGGGTGGAACCTTCAATCTCCAAATATCCCTCCACACCGAATCCCCATTATCAGCCATACTAGACTGACCCACACCTTTCCGTCCGAGCTTCCCATTTCTACTCATTTTTGCGCCACCATATACCCAGACTTCATTGAATAAACTCCATTTTGTGTATAATGCCACATCATACGATTCACTGAATAAACTCCATTTTGTGTATAATGCCACATCATACGATTCGGGCATCCAAATCGACTATGTGGGATACTTAAGATAGTACGGGCTTCCTCTTCATTAAAACACAACTCAATGACCTCACGCTTCCAATTACCCCCCAGATCCACCAAGTTGGCAACCAATATAGGCATATCCTGATGACGTGAAATAGATCGAAACATCCTTGGTATAGGAAGCCATGGGTCTGTTGCAGTTTGAATACACCTCGCATCCCCCACCCGCCACCGTACACCAGCCTTTAGAATTTTCCTTCCCTGTAAATCCCCTTCCAACCCCAAGAAGTGCTCTACCTACCGGTGCATCCATGAATGATACAGAAGGATAGTATTTAGCTTGCAGTACTCTAGCCAAAAATGAGTTCGGATTACATATGAGTTGCCACCCCACCTTAGCCAACATAGCTAAGTTAAAATCAATAATCTCCTTGAACCCAAGACCACCAGAATCCTTCTATTTTGCAACTTTGTTCCAAGCCATCCAATGAATTCCCTTTTTTGTCTTCTGATCCCTCCACCAAAATCTTGCAATAACTTGTTCAATTTCCTTTGCCAATTGAGTGGGCAATTGAAAACATGATATAATGTATATAGGTAAAGAAGCCGCAACACTCTTAATCAACACCTCCTTCCTGGCTACTGACAAAAATTGTTCCGCTAACCCATTAATTCTCTCATCTAATCTATTCCGTACTTCTTCAAACACGCTTTTCTTTGATactccaaaatctgcttgaatGCCCAAATACTTCCCAAAACCTTCCTGGTGTTTAATCCCTAAGATCTGTGACAAGTGAGCTTTCAATCCTTGCGAACACCCCACACTAAAATGTACCAAACTTTTATCCAAATTAATGAATTATCCAAACCCTGTAGCACATTGTTGGAGCAAACCCTTAACATTCAGAACCTCAAGCTCCGTAGCTTAACAAAAAAGCATTGAATCatccgcaaaaaaaaaaacatgtgatAGAGGGTCGGCACAAGCACTTACCGACATGCCACCGATACGTCCCATCCTCGCTTCATTATGGATTAAGGATAAAAATCCTTCTGCACAAATAAGGAAAGAAAAGGCGATAACGGATCTCCTTGCCAAATGCCCCTTCGAGGCATGATATATCCCCTTCAAGCTAGTTCTAACAATGAAAGTATCTCCAATAAAGATGTGTAAACATGTTTTTGCTTTAATTAGCAGAAAAATAATTGTAATAAATCTTATGACTAGATGAACTATGATCGTTTGATTAAGTGAATAAGCGATCTCAGATCCTTGATCTCAAATTTACATCAAAACATTACTGCTCGTGTAACAGTTACTTAATGATTGGGAGGTAAAATGTTTTCCATCAAGAATGGGAGATGCTTAAGTCTTTTGTTTAAAAAGCCTTCGTTTTGTATTAAATCTTCTGTACCCAAAATAAGTGTAGCTTCTCTATGGCCTCAATGAGTGTTAGATACATATTAAatttatgaaaacaaaattaagcaAAGTTAAGATCATAAATACGTGTTAGTCACTTATTGAGGCCACAGAGAGACCACACCTATTTTAGGTGCAGAAGGTTTGGTCTCCTTTGTTTTTATAGAGAAACGACATAAGTAATTTGAGCTTGAGTGCAATTAGAGGGATTACACTTATATAATTAATTGACCTAGCTCAGTAGATGATGCTTTACCATAGTGGCGGAAAACAATACCTTTGTATATCTTGGTGCATGTACGATCCTACTATAATTCCTCTCCCCTAACAACTATTTAACCCACTATAATTCCTCTCCCCTAACAACTATTTAAGTCGCTACTAAAAAATTAACTAACCTAGCtcataaataaacaaattcaatttctgcACTAAAAGTTCGACCAAAAAAACTTTGCTAGTAATAATACTACACGATGGAAGTTTTTTAGGGTAGTGATATTCACACATTTATTTTTCCGTCTCATACATTCCTCCCAATTTTCAGCCGTCCggtcaaatgaattgaagaagatcagtAATACAATAAATTAGCAAGAGTACGTGAGAGGTAAAATGAATATGTGaataacattttctgttgtttaatacaacgatatattttgtGGCATTTCCTTAGGCTTTCCGGAAAAAGAAACGGCATACGCGCCAAAATCCACAATCAATACACGTAATAGTTGTAATGAATTCAACGCCGCTGGTGACTAAAAAAGAAGCGGGAACAATGGCTGCCCCAAAAATCCGGCCGACATCAGCGTTCACTGTCCAAATCTATCAGCCGCTAAAACGACACCGTAGATGCGCAAATCAAACTCAAAATAGGCACATTACGCGTCCGATCTCTGTTCCATTCGTTAAACACCGAAAAATTAGGGATTGAACTGGACGTTAAGCTAATCCTCTCCCTAATTTTACAGAAATTCGAGGGGATATATTGAGCAAGTAGTCAAAAGGGATCAAACATTCCCATGGTAAACTCAGATTCGCCAACTTCATAATTTCTAAATCCTTAAACCTAACCTGACCTGATTTGGAGAATCAAATCTCTCAAATTTGGGGAAGGTTCAGGGAACAAGAAGAAGATCAACAAGGATTTTTGGGGAGCTGAgattattttgatttaat
This region of Malus domestica chromosome 07, GDT2T_hap1 genomic DNA includes:
- the LOC103410399 gene encoding uncharacterized protein; translated protein: MSRNGKLGRKGVGQSSMADNGDSVWRDIWRLKVPPKLCHFVWKGCRNILAVRTNLQRQGIRLETSCPFCEDVTMVVGVDFLECPKWLCAKYGKDGEACDLMRWVVGGLWRIWKCRNSLVFEKVEVKPLVAIQLLKQQWEELKVCEEA